Proteins from one Pongo abelii isolate AG06213 chromosome 7, NHGRI_mPonAbe1-v2.0_pri, whole genome shotgun sequence genomic window:
- the TEX15 gene encoding testis-expressed protein 15 isoform X2 has protein sequence MEMKETAKQNTLCQMSSTSKPMLNTREVNPLKKFTIPKIRRTAEKVYLSPCYTNSREYSFIHDTLNQCRLDVSCDLQSLWQFGDTKLVHNEELEKNFTAKRSEMRESGRHCRELEEHFCFLALPQSDVAQIYQNGISTRASTLKILGNPLLGSYMFRHVDIALNYSHSRSITVESILIFKVLFGKVKKIQPSVDKNKVSLDPSPNFDCHMSRNAPSLKDTIELQAYSSAVYFYEYSVLSKPVDKPRQCLPYAVVTVKFLGSKVDNGRLMTSLRFLSTGFPKRAERTCSLSNCTVAKRIGKGKDATVIFVHFKKPVAPFVQENCLCNALNSEINPSISNISNSYGNVQNGNISIPETYSGQTEHNLAEIRDTSQVLAHDSDISLMPSDAKESVNGDLLLNWTSLKNILSGLNASFPLHNNTGSSTVTTSKFIKDPRLMRREESMEEQSNTAGLTEILQFEKSLDNVNSEIKSTPSNSASSSEVVPGDHTVLTNGLDTPCFKTSVNDSQSWAHNMGSEDYDCIPPNKVTMAGQCKDQGNFSFPISVSNVVSEVENQNHSEEKAQRAQQESGNAYTKEYSSHIFQESQSSDLKTIYQTGCQTSTIFPLKKKVSIDEYLQNIGKMKNFADLEDSSKHEEKQTSWKEIDNDFTNETKISPIDNYIVLHQECKESESHNSFGKSCDKILITQELEITKSSKSTIKDKDELDHLALEWQITPSLESLSQKHPQHSVEYEDNIHTSLAIAQKLMELKLGKINQNYASIITEAFPKPKDIPQAKEMFIDTVTSSYNIETAHDSSNCSITREHICVHRKNEDEPVSLQNIQRDYEETAYVEDRVQGHSLLCNSQLNNDICLNVNFKEQRDKENQNEAKENSASCVENNIENIHGDEKQDSHTNENFSNIDEKEDKNYNNIEILSSEEFSTTFNLICREKYVSATTALLESEEDTISAVKQKDTENSGRSVEHLASTFPKTAGSSVCVASNAAIQIASATMPALSLNNDDHQIYQFKETSSSESPDFGLLVKHRVSDCEIDTDKNKSQESFHQSINENLVLQSIELESEIEIELEDCDDAFIFQQDTHSHENMLCEEYVTSYKALKSRISWEGLLALGNGEMEVLESTTGKENSDQHYSKESNYFYSSTQNNETELTSPILLPDLQIRITNIFRPGFSPTADSLALKDNFCTHVTEATKPEINEEDGEILGFDIYSQPFGENADYPCEDKVDNIRQESRPVSNSEISLSFDLSHNTDVNHTSENQNSESLFTEPSNVTTIDDRSRCFFTKSKTDYNDSKNKKEIESRISKRKLHTSSRDQNISHKDLRRHKIYGRKSRLTSQDSSECFSSLSQGRIKTFSQSEKHIKSVLNILSDEASLCKSKCLSRKLDKAVVHLKKAHRRVHTSLQLITKVGEKRKGPLPKSYAIICNNFWESCDLQDHSSVSQRKYYSTKHFLSKRKYDKQRKKRAPKADISKSLTHVSKYKSYKTSGEKKCLSRKSMASSVSKSHPTSHMGEFHNQEHPESQLPVSSTSQSTSQSVYYSSSVSNPSISEEHQPFSGKTGCLFSPDHSDEKLIEKENQIDTKFLSSTSKYEKLQKHSANHNVKDATKENSCEANEVINESNSVSLSCIKENNINYSTGNDYDATCMGHTKAKTDVLISVLDSNVKHFLNDLYQQGNLILSDCKRNLEVKWTDPIERPKQSIITASTTVPHCELSCRGKELLKTEQCSSGNCLCTDGNETNITESYALDVASVTEENKSYGENIVELSSSDTSLLLKDDVKGFSSETCIVKKDTEDRITWKVKQAEKAKDSVYKRSMTEGSTVNTEYKNQKNQISEESCLNEKIIKTKLIDSHLSTKNTTTESVPLKNTVSNPLNKREKKGEIKVSNDSQSDLTLHSEIACISKPGILGINHTPVLPAHSETCKVTTLLKKPASYVSEFKEKHCPANHMALIANLSQILQRADEASSLQILQEETKFCLNILPLFVEAFERKQECSVKQILISRELLVDQNLWNNCKHTLKPCAVDTLVELQMMMETIQFIENKKRHLEGEPTFRSLLWYDETLYAELLGKPRGFQQQSNFYPGFQGRLKYNAFCELQTYHDQLVELLEETKREKNSYYVFLKYKRQVNECEAIMEHCSDCFDFSLSVPFTCGVNFGDSLEDLEILRKSTLKLINVCGDSPKVHSYPGKQDHLWIIIEMISSKVNFIKKNEAVRVKISLYGLEHIFFDAAKNLVWKERTQSFSKKYSQKKDEERLLRVNKCAFSKLQKIYDTLSKDLNNEPISPIGLEEDTVIASRKSDHPINKATISIENSKFNSNLLAHPDICCISEILDQAEFADLKQLQDLTLRCTDHLEILKKYFQMLQDNSMDNIFITEENVLDMVINHSHEAIILKPEATEMYIEIVMVSETIHFLKNSIAKKLDKQRFRGMLWFDLSLLPELVQCQEKMASFSFLKDNSTDVCLWKVIETAISELKKDLDIICKYNEAVNCSYAIHLLSRELQELSEIKKLLKNSKYFISTYIDFVPYIASINYGSTVTELEYNYNQFSTLLKNVMSAPRKDLGKMAHIRKVMKTIEHMKIICAKNAELTISFFLCQMLYNGRKILQLKRKEKMNIHVVKPGENNNKFSISVMLPPISECINKNISNSSKKRPSTVDKCEDSQEQQKDTPISSCKKLKVDMKDVTEINREKAAFKHPRTTGSHPQSENKIVPSSSDNLKRNHLTPEKVEMQRSLPGSLLPLENPKDTCTSKSESKIDLTVSPDVPDHFTEQQENLNSMKKSNVNFSAAETKSDKKDCAAFAICDQKSVHGTFSPDHETLLQKFLKNSPDPTQKSCLSDINPETDVSLVPDASVLSKPIFCFVKDVHTDLEMNDTVFELQDNDILNSSIKNSSCVTSPEPICIQKKIPTLQINKLQPAETESEDKYMKDTLNPNTVHTFGASGHITLNVNQGAEYSLSEQQNDEKSKVLTQNAATYGNELPQSACTPMYNSSEHLFGTSYPYSAWCVYHYSSSNGNAITQTYQGITSYEVQPSPSGLLTTVASTAQGTHSNLLYSQYFTYFAGEPQANGFVPVNGYFQSQIPASNFQQPIFSQYASHQPLPQATYPYLPNRDVPPEVPWVYAPWHQESFHPGHRK, from the exons gttctcTTTGGAAAAGTGAAGAAAATCCAACCTTCTGTggataaaaataaagtttctttgGATCCTTCTCCTAACTTTGATTGCCATATGTCAAGAAATGCACCTTCATTGAAAGATACCATTGAACTGCAAGCCTACAGTTCAGCA GTGTACTTCTATGAATACAGTGTCCTTTCAAAGCCTGTAGATAAACCTAGGCAATGTCTTCCATATGCTGTAGTAACAGTAAAATTTCTTGGTTCAAAAGTAGATAATGGACGCCTTATGACATCTTTGAGATTCCTCTCAACAGGATTTCCTAAGAGAGCTG AAAGGACATGCTCTCTGAGTAACTGTACAGTGGCCAAAAgaattggaaaaggaaaagatgcTACTGTCATCTTTGTACATTTCAAGAAACCTGTAGCTCCATTTGTTCAAGAAAACTGTTTATGCAATGCACTAAATTCAGAGATAAATCCTTCCATCTCAAATATTTCTAACTCCTATGGAAATGTacaaaatggaaacatttctATACCTGAAACGTACAGTGGACAGACAGAGCACAATTTAGCAGAAATTAGAGACACTTCTCAAGTACTTGCACATGATTCAGACATTTCACTTATGCCCAGTGATGCCAAAGAAAGTGTTAATGGTGACCTTTTGTTAAATTGGACaagtcttaaaaatattttaagtggtcTTAATGCTTCTTTTCCTCTTCACAACAATACTGGCTCAAGCACAGTTACTACTTCAAAATTCATCAAAGACCCAAGACTGATGAGGAGAGAAGAAAGTATGGAAGAACAGAGTAATACTGCAGGCTTAACTGAGATTTTGCAATTTGAGAAGAGTTTAGATAATgttaattcagaaataaaatcgACACCATCTAATTCTGCCTCCTCCTCAGAAGTTGTCCCTGGTGATCATACTGTTCTTACTAATGGTTTGGATACCCCTTGCTTTAAAACTTCTGTTAATGATTCACAATCTTGGGCTCACAACATGGGCTCTGAGGACTATGACTGTATACCTCCCAATAAAGTTACCATGGCAGGGCAATGTAAGGACCAAGGCAATTTTTCCTTCCCAATTTCTGTGTCAAATGTAGTGTCAGAGGTTGAgaaccaaaaccacagtgaggagAAGGCTCAGAGAGCCCAACAGGAGTCCGGTAATGCTTATACAAAAGAGTACAGTAGTCACATTTTTCAGGAATCACAGTCTTCTGATTTAAAAACCATTTATCAGACTGGTTGCCAAACGTCTACAATTTTTCCACTCAAAAAGAAAGTAAGCATTGATGAATACCTTCAAAATATTGGAAAGATGAAAAACTTCGCTGACCTGGAAGACAGTtccaaacatgaagaaaagcaaaCTTCATGGAAAGAAATTGATAATGATTTCactaatgaaacaaaaatcagtCCAATAGATAATTACATTGTTTTGCACCAAGAATGCAAAGAGAGTGAGAGTCATAATTCTTTTGGGAAAAGCtgtgataaaatattaattactCAAGAgttagaaataacaaaatcttcTAAATCTACCATAAAGGATAAGGATGAACTAGATCATCTAGCATTGGAATGGCAAATTACTCCAAGTTTAGAGAGCCTGTCACAAAAGCATCCTCAGCACTCTGTGGAGTATGAGGATAACATTCATACAAGTTTAGCCATTGCTCAAAAGCTAATGGAACTGAAACTggggaaaataaatcaaaattatgcTAGCATTATAACTGAAGCTTTCCCGAAACCAAAAGACATACCCCAGGCCAAAGAAATGTTCATTGATACAGTTACTTCATCTTATAACATAGAAACAGCTCATGACAGTTCAAATTGCAGCATAACTAGAGAACATATATGTGTCCATAGGAAAAATGAAGATGAACCAGTGTCATTACAGAACATTCAGAGAgactatgaagaaactgcttaTGTTGAAGATAGGGTTCAGGGTCACAGTCTGTTGTGTAACTCACAGTTAAACAATGATATATGCCTGAATGTTAATTTCAAAgaacaaagagataaagaaaaccaaaatgaggCTAAAGAGAATAGTGCTTCATGTGTAGAAAACAACATAGAGAACATACATGGAGACGAAAAGCAGGATTCTCATACAAACGAAAATTTCAGCAATATAGATGAAAAGGAGGACAAAAATTACAACAATATAGAAATTTTGAGTTCTGAAGAATTTTCTACTACGTTTAACTTGATTTGCAGAGAAAAATATGTGTCAGCAACAACTGCATTATTAGAGAGTGAAGAAGATACCATTAGTGCCGTGAAACAAAAAGATACTGAAAATAGTGGAAGAAGTGTAGAGCATTTGGCTTCCACATTTCCCAAAACTGCAGGTTCTTCAGTGTGTGTAGCCTCAAATGCTGCAATACAGATAGCTAGTGCTACTATGCCTGCATTAAGCCTAAATAATGACGATCACCAGATATACCAGTTTAAAGAAACTAGTTCTTCTGAAAGTCCAGATTTTGGTTTGTTAGTAAAACATAGGGTTTCTGATTGTGAAATTGATACggataaaaataaatcacaagaaTCATTTCATCAATCAATAAATGAGAACTTAGTTCTTCAAAGCATTgaattggaaagtgaaattgaaataGAATTAGAAGATTGTGATGATGCTTTTATATTTCAACAAGATACACATAGCCATGAAAACATGCTTTGTGAAGAATATGTGACCTCATATAAGGCTCTGAAGTCTCGTATCAGTTGGGAAGGTCTGTTAGCACTTGGTAACGGGGAGATGGAAGTTTTGGAAAGCACCACAGGAAAGGAGAATAGTGATCAGCATTATTCTAAGGAAAGTAACTATTTTTATTCCTCTACACAAAACAATGAAACAGAGCTTACCAGCCCAATTTTACTTCCAGATCTACAAATTAGAATTACTAATATATTTAGGCCAGGATTCAGCCCGACAGCTGACTCCCTTGCATTGAAAGATAATTTTTGCACACATGTAACTGAAGCCACAAAACCGGAAATAAATGAGGAAGATGGAGAaattctaggatttgacatttatTCCCAGCCTTTTGGTGAAAATGCAGATTATCCATGTGAAGATAAAGTTGATAATATAAGGCAAGAATCAAGACCAGTGAGTAACTCTGAAATCTCCCTTTCTTTTGACTTGAGTCATAATACAGATGTGAATCATACATCTGAAAATCAGAACAGTGAATCTTTGTTTACTGAACCTTCTAATGTCACAACAATAGATGATAGAAGCAGATGTTTCTTTACAAAATCAAAAACTGACTATAatgatagcaaaaataaaaaggagatagAATCAAGAATTAGCAAAAGGAAGCTACATACATCTTCCAGGGATCAGAACATATCACATAAAGATTTAAGACGACATAAAATTTATGGGAGAAAGAGTAGGCTAACCAGTCAAGATTCATCTGAGTGTTTTTCTTCATTATCCCAAGGAcgaattaaaacattttcacagtCAGAAAAGCACATTAAGAGTGTCCTAAATATCCTAAGTGATGAAGCATCTTTATGTAAAAGCAAATGTCTTTCcagaaaactagacaaagcagTTGTTCACTTAAAAAAAGCTCATAGAAGAGTTCACACATCTTTGCAGCTTATAACTAAagtaggagaaaaaagaaagggcccATTACCAAAATCATATGCAATAATATGCAATAATTTCTGGGAAAGTTGTGACCTTCAAGATCATAGTTctgtgtctcaaagaaaatattattctacTAAGCAttttttgtcaaaaagaaaatacgacaaacagagaaagaaaagagctcCAAAAGCTGATATTTCTAAATCATTAACCCATGTGTCAAAGTACAAGTCTTATAAAACAAGTGGAGAGAAAAAATGCCTTTCTAGGAAAAGTATGGCTAGCAGTGTCTCAAAAAGTCACCCCACTAGTCACATGGGAGAATTTCATAATCAAGAACATCCTGAATCACAGTTGCCTGTATCCTCCACATCCCAAAGTACAAGTCAGTCAGTTTATTATAGTAGCAGTGTAAGCAATCCAAGTATATCAGAAGAACATCAGCCCTTTTCTGGAAAAACTGGATGTCTGTTTTCCCCAGACCACTCAGATGAGAaactaatagaaaaagaaaatcaaattgatACAAAGTTTTTATCTAGCACTAGTAAATATGAAAAGCTTCAAAAACATTCAGCAAATCATAATGTTAAAGATGCAACTAAAGAAAACAGTTGTGAGGCTAATGAAGTAATAAATGAAAGTAATTCTGTATCTTTAAGTTgcataaaagaaaacaacataaattatAGTACAGGCAACGATTATGATGCAACTTGCATGGGTCACACAAAGGCGAAAACTGACGTGCTTATTTCAGTCTTAGATTCAAATGTGAAGCACTTTTTAAATGATCTCTACCAACAAGGTAACCTTATTTTATCTGATTGTAAAAGAAACCTGGAAGTAAAGTGGACAGATCCTATTGAGAGACCCAAACAAAGCATTATTACAG CATCCACTACTGTACCACACTGTGAGCTGAGCTGTAGAGGAAAAGAGCTTCTAAAGACAGAACAGTGCTCTTCAGGTAATTGCCTCTGTACAGATGGGAATGAAACAAATATCACTGAGAGTTATGCGTTGGATGTAGCATCAgtaactgaagaaaataaaagttatggAGAAAATATAGTGGAATTATCTTCCAGTGATACTTCTCTGCTTTTAAAAGATGATGTAAAAGGCTTCTCTTCAGAAACATGTATTGTGAAGAAAGACACTGAGGACAGAATAACGTGGAAAGTTAAACAAGCGGAAAAAGCAAAAGATTCTGTTTACAAAAGAAGCATGACTGAAGGATCAACTGTTAATACTGagtacaaaaatcaaaagaatcaGATCTCAGAAGAATCCTgcttaaatgagaaaattattaaaactaaacTGATTGATTCCCATCTAAGCACTAAAAATACTACCACTGAGTCAGTCCCTTTGAAGAACACAGTTTCTAATCCGcttaacaaaagagagaagaagggggAAATTAAAGTTAGTAATGACTCGCAGTCTGACTTGACATTACATTCAGAAATAGCCTGTATTTCCAAACCAGGAATTCTAGGAATTAATCATACGCCTGTTTTACCTGCCCACTCTGAAACCTGTAAAGTCACTACTCTTCTGAAGAAACCTGCATCATACGTGagtgaatttaaagaaaaacattgccCAGCTAATCATATGGCCCTTATAGCTAATCTATCTCAAATTTTGCAGAGGGCAGATGAAGCATcatctttgcagattctacaggaaGAAACTAAGTTTTGTCTAAATATTCTCCCTTTATTTGTGGAAGCTTTTGAAAGAAAGCAAGAATGTTCAGTTAAACAAATCCTGATTTCAAGAGAACTGCTGGTAGACCAAAACCTGTGGAATAATTGCAAACACACATTAAAACCATGTGCTGTTGACACTTTGGTAGAACTTCAAATGATGATGGAAACAATTCAattcattgaaaacaaaaaaaggcacttAGAAGGTGAACCAACATTCCGAAGCTTGCTTTGGTATGATGAAACACTGTATGCTGAGCTTCTTGGAAAACCACGTGGATTTCAACAGCAGTCTAATTTCTATCCTGGTTTCCAAGGAAGATTAAAATATAATGCATTCTGTGAGTTACAGACTTACCATGATCAATTAGTTGAATTGCTTgaagaaacaaaaagggaaaagaattcATACTATGTATTCTTAAAATACAAACGACAGGTTAATGAATGTGAAGCCATAATGGAGCATTGTTCCGATTGctttgacttttctctttctgttccgTTTACTTGTGGAGTTAACTTTGGAGATAGTTTAGAAGACCTGGAAATCTTaagaaaaagtactttaaagttgATCAATGTATGTGGGGACTCTCCTAAAGTTCATTCATATCCAGGAAAACAGGACCATCTGTGGATTATCATAGAAATGATCTCCTCAAAGgttaattttattaagaaaaacgAGGCAGTACGTGTTAAAATATCTCTTTATGGTCTGGAACATATCTTTTTTGATGCTGCAAAAAATCTTGTTTGGAAAGAGAGAACACAATCCTTCAGCAAAAAATACTCACAAAAGAAGGACGAAGAAAGGCTACTCAGAGTGAATAAATGTGCTTTTTCTAAGTTGCAGAAGATATATGATACTTTGTCTAAAGATTTAAACAATGAACCAATTTCCCCTATTGGGCTTGAGGAGGATACTGTAATTGCTTCCAGAAAGTCAGATCATCCAATAAACAAAGCAACAATTAGCATAGAAAATTCTAAGTTTAACAGTAATTTGCTTGCACACCCAGATATTTGTTGTATTAGTGAGATATTGGATCAAGCTGAATTTGCAGACCTTAAACAATTACAGGATCTCACCTTGAGATGTACAGATcacttagaaattttaaaaaaatactttcagaTGCTACAAGATAATAGCATGGATAATATTTTTATcacagaagaaaatgttttagacATGGTGATAAACCACAGCCATGAGGCTATCATTTTAAAGCCTGAAGCTACTGAAATGTACATTGAAATCGTCATGGTGTCAGAAACAATTCACTTTCTTAAAAACTCAATAGCAAAGAAACTAGACAAACAGAGGTTTCGAGGTATGCTTTGGTTTGATTTGTCACTTCTTCCTGAGCTGGTTCAGTGCCAAGAAAAAAtggcttctttttcatttcttaaagatAACTCAACAGATGTTTGCCTTTGGAAAGTGATAGAGACGGCTATTTCCGAACTTAAGAAAGATCTGGATATTATCTGCAAATATAATGAAGCTGTTAATTGCTCATATGCTATTCATTTGCTCTCAAGAGAACTTCAAgaactttcagaaataaaaaagcttCTGAAGaactctaagtattttatttccacATATATTGACTTTGTGCCATATATAGCATCCATAAATTATGGAAGCACTGTGACGGAGTTAGAATACAACTACAATCAATTTTCTACACTGCTGAAGAATGTAATGTCTGCCCCTAGGAAAGATTTAGGAAAAATGGCCCATATTAGGAAAGTCATGAAAACAATTGAACATATGAAGATTATATGTGCTAAAAATGCTGAACTAACCATTTCCTTTTTCCTATGCCAAATGCTGTATAACGGAAGGAAGATTTTACAgctgaagagaaaagaaaaaatgaatattcatgTTGTAAAACCTGgggaaaataacaataaatttagTATTTCTGTGATGTTGCCCCCAATATCAGAGTGcataaacaaaaacatttcaaattcCTCTAAAAAACGACCGAGCACTGTAGACAAATGTGAAGACTCTCAGGAACAACAGAAAGATACTCCTATTTCCAGTTGTAAAAAGCTAAAG GTAGACATGAAAGATGTCACAGAAATCAACAGAGAAAAGGCAGCATTCAAGCATCCAAG GACTACAGGATCTCATCCCCAAAGCGAAAACAAAATAGTACCAAGTTCATCTGacaatctgaaaagaaatcaTTTAACGCCAGAAAAGGTTGAAATGCAAAGATCACTACCTGGCTCACTTTTACCCTTAGAGAACCCAAAAGACACTTGCACGTCAAAGTCGGAAAGCAAAATAGACTTAACTGTTTCACCTGATGTGCCAGACCACTTCACTGAACAACAGGAAAATTTAAATAGCATGAAGAAAAGCAATGTGAACTTTAGTGCTGCTGAAACAAAAAGTGATAAGAAAGATTGTGCTGCTTTTGCAATTTGTGACCAAAAAAGTGTACATGGCACATTTTCACCAGACCATGAGACACTTTTgcagaaatttcttaaaaattcccCAGATCCCACCCAAAAATCCTGCCTTTCTGATATAAATCCAGAAACTGATGTTTCTCTTGTGCCTGACGCGTCGGTGCTCTCAAAGCCAATTTTCTGTTTTGTGAAAGATGTCCATACTGATCTAGAAATGAATGACACAGTCTTTGAACTTCAAGATAATGATATACTAAATTCATCTATTAAAAATTCCTCATGCGTGACTTCTCCAGAACCCATCTGTATCCAGAAAAAAATTCCTACTCTGCAGATAAACAAACTACAGCCTGCAGAAACTGAGTCAGAGGACAAATACATGAAGGATACATTGAATCCCAATACTGTGCATACTTTTGGAGCATCTGGGCATATAACCCTTAATGTGAATCAAGGAGCAGAGTACTCTCTTTCTGAACAACAGAATGACGAAAAATCAAAAGTCCTAACGCAGAATGCTGCCACATATGGGAATGAACTTCCACAGTCTGCATGTACCCCAATGTATAATTCTTCTGAGCATTTATTTGGAACTTCATATCCATACTCTGCTTGGTGTGTTTATCATTACAGCAGCAGCAATGGCAATGCCATTACCCAGACATACCAAGGGATAACATCATATGAAGTACAGCCATCTCCTTCTGGGCTGTTGACTACAGTTGCAAGTACTGCCCAGGGCACACATTCCAATCTTCTGTACTCTCAATATTTTACTTACTTTGCTGGGGAGCCACAAGCAAATGGCTTTGTGCCAGTGAATGGGTATTTTCAATCTCAAATACCTGCTTCTAATTTTCAGCAGCCAATTTTTTCACAGTATGCTTCTCATCAGCCATTACCACAAGCTACATACCCTTACCTTCCTAATCGAGATGTGCCTCCAGAAGTTCCTTGGGTTTATG CTCCATGGCACCAAGAATCCTTTCATCCAGGACACCGAAAATAG